Part of the Ornithinimicrobium flavum genome, AGGAGGGAGAAGGGGACCTGTGGCGCGGCGGGAGCAGGTGGCTACCGCCGCGACGGATGGTGCGGGAGCGCCGCGAGGTATCCCCCGGCCCCGCCGTCCAGGCAGCGGGCGATGCGCCCGACGGTGGTTACGCTGACGCCGGTCACCTCGTGGATGCGACGGTACGGCATCCCGTCGGCGAGCAGCGGCACGACCGACCACCGGTCGGCCAGGGCCTCCACCTCCGCCGGGGTGCACAGGTCGTCGAGGAAGGCATCCACCTCGGCGGGGTCGTCGAGACCGGCGAGCGTGGCGGCGAGCTCGGCGCGCACGAGCCCGGCCCGCTGCGCACCACCCTGTCGCTGCTTCATCCTGGTCCTTCCACGGGAACGCGCCGGCCGTGTGCCAGCGCGCTATTACGCTAGCACGCCTCCGGGGCGGTCCTAGAATCCTGCGTCATGCGTCGTCCCCTGGTCCCCGCCCTCGCCCTGGCCACCACCCTCGCCCTCGCCGCGTGCGGCAGCGGCTCCCCGATGTTCGGGGCCGACGACGCCCCGTCCGCGTCGGGCGACGCGCCGGGGACCGAGGTGGAGTGCGCCGAGCCCCCGGCCCCGCCCTCCTCGCCCCCGCAGTTCTCCCAGGACGACCTTCCGGCACCGCACCCGGGCGACCCGGCCACTGTGACGGCCACCCTGGGGACGAGCTGCGGCGACATCGTCGTGGAGCTCTTCGCCGACCGGGCCCCGCAGACCGTGGCGTCCTTCGTCCTCCTGGCCCAGGAGGGCTACTGGGACGACAGCCCCTGCCACCGGCTCACCACCCAGGGGATCTACGTGCTGCAGTGCGGCGACCCCACCGGGACCGGTCGCGGCAACCCGGGCTACGCCTACGGGATCGAGAACGCCCCGAGCGACGGGATCTACCCGCCGGGCACGCTGGCGATGGCCCGCACCCAGGACCCGAACAGCAACGGCGGCCAGTTCTTCGTGGTCCACGAGACGACCCAGCTCCCCGTCGACGGAGGCGGCTACAGCATCTTCGGGCAGGTGACTGAGGGCCTGGACATCGTCGAGGCGGTCGCCGCCCAGGGCGGGCAGGGCGGCACCCCGGACGGGGCCCCCGCCCAGCCGATCAGCATCCTCACGGTGGACGTCGAGGACTGACGCCGCTCAGACCTGGGGCTGGGCCAGCTCGACCCGCAGGGCGGAGACCACCTCGGCCCGCGGGACGGTGAACTGGTCCTGCCGGCACAGGTCCTTGATGGTGACCGTGTCGTCCGACACCTCCTGCTCGCCGAGCAGGGCGACGAACCGGATGCCGGCGCGGTCGGCATACCGGAGCTGCTTGCCGAGCTTGCCCCCGTCGAGGACGGCCTCGGTGTTGATGCCGCCGTGGCGCAGCTGGGAGGCGAGGGCCAGCTGCTGGTCCAGCAGGTCGGCATCCAGCTGGGGGACGAGGACCTGGACGGTCGACCGGCCGCTGGACTCCTCGAGCAGGCCCGCCTCCCGCAGCTGCCAGAAGAGCCGGGAGAGGCCGATCGAGATCCCCACGCCGGGGAGCCGGGACCGGGTGTACTGCCCCGCGAGGTTGTCGGCGGCCGCCGGAGCAGATGGAGCCGATCTCCGGGTGCTCGTCCAGGGTTGTCTCGTAGACCGTGCCGGTGTAGTAGTCCAGCCCGCGGGCGATCGAGAAGTTGAGGCAGTAGTCGGCCTCGGGGACGCCCATCGCCCGGACCAGGGTCAGCACCTCCCGCAGCTCGGACACGCCGGTGGCCAGGGCCGGGCTGCCGGCCGACCCCGCCTCCACCTCGGCCAACCGGGCCAGGGCGTCGTCGTGGCCGCGGGACCGGACCTGGACGAAGGCGAGGATCCGCTCGACGACCTCCTGGGCGAGGTCGAAGCCGGGGCCGGTGAGGGTCTCGGTGAGGTAGGCCGGTCCCCGCTTGTCCAGCTTGTCCACCTCGCGCAGGACGGCGGCCTGGGAGTCAGGGTCGGTGATGCCCAGGTCATCGTAGAAACCCCGGAGCAGCTTGCGGTTGTTGATCTGGATGGTGAAGGGGCCGATGGCCAGGTCGGTGAAGATGCTGTGGATGATCGCCGGCGCCTCGGCGTCGTGCCGCACGGAGAGCTCGTCCTTGCCGATGATGTCCACGTCGCACTGGTAGAACTCGCGGAACCGGCCCCGCTGCGGGCGCTCGCCGCGGTAGACGCGCTGCATCTGGTAGCGGCGGAAGGGGAAGGTGAGCTGGTGCTCGTGCTCGGCCACGTAGCGCGCCAGGGGGACGGTGAGGTCGAACCGGAGGGCGAGCTCGGGGAGCGTCCCTCCTCCCCCGCGGCCTGCCCCTCCCGCGTCTTCTCCAGGGCCCCGGTCGACTGCACGAAGTAGACCTGACGTTCGGTCTCCCCGCCGGTCTTGGTCAGCAGCACGTCGGAGCGCTCGAAGACGGGGGTCTCCACGGGCAGGAAGCCGAACCGCTCATAGCCGGCACGGATCTGGTCGAGCATCCGCTGGAAGGCCACCTGGTCGGGCGGCAGCAGCTCGAGGACGCCGGAAGGGGTGCGGGGGGTGATCACCGGGCGAGTCTACCGAGGCGGGTATGCCGCTCCGGGCCTCAGCCGGCGACGTCGAGCAGGTAGGGGTTGGTCGCCCGCTCGCGGGCGATCGTGGTGGCCGGCCCGTGGCCGGGCAGGACCAGGGTGGGGTCGGGCTGGGTCAGGACGACCTCGCGCAGGGAGCGCTGCATCGCCGCCGGGTCCCCGCCGGGCAGGTCGGTGCGTCCGATCGAGCCGGCGAAGAGCACGTCACCGGACAGCACGGTGCGCTCGAGCTCGTCGGTCGGGATGCCCTGCGGCACCCCCGCCAGCGAGAACAGGACCGAGCCCTCCGTGTGGCCCGGGGCGTGGGCCACCTCGATGCTGAGCCCCGCGATCCGCAGCACCTCCCGGTCGACGATCTCGACGACCTCCTCCGGCTCGGTCCAGGTCGCCCTCCGGCCGAACTGCTGCTCGAGCGCGGGCAGCAGACCCGGCCCGAGGCTGGCCAGCGGGTCGACCAGGCGGTAGCGGTCGTCGGTGTGGATGTGCGCGGCCACGGTGCCGGCGCAGACCGGGGTGACGGCATATACGTGGTCGAGGTGACCGTGGGTGAGCAGGACCGCGGCGGGCCGCAGCCGGTGCTCGCGGAGGATCTCCTGCACCCGCCCCTCCACCCCGATGCCGGGGTCGACGATGATGCACTCCTCCCCCTCGGCGGGCGCCACGACGTAGCAGTTGGTCCCGAAGGCGTCGGCCACGACGCTGCGCACGAACATGCTGCGAGGTTATCCCTGCGGGCGGCAGGGGGGTCGTTAGGTAGGGTCGGACCACCCACGCCATGTCGTGCACGACCCCGATGGTCGCGCGCGCGGTCCTCACAGATAGGCCACCACCAGTGTCCGAGCAGACCCACCAGCCCGAGCAGGTCCCCGAGTCGGACCCGACCCCCGCGGTCGAGGCGCCGACGACGGAGACGCCCGACAGCGACGTGCCCGTGAGCGAGGACACCGGGGCGGAGGTCTCCGAGCCCGAGTCGGCCGGGGAGTCCGAGCCCGAGACGGTCGAGGCCTCCGAGGTCTCCGAGCCCGAGACGGCCGAGGCCTCCGAGCCCGAGACGGCCGGGGAGTCCGAAGCCACCGAGCCCGAGGCTGCCGAGCCTGAGGCTGCCGAGCCCGAGGCCGCCGAGCCCGACGCTGCCGAGGTCTCTGCGGACGCTACGACCCAGGACGGCCCAGTCGAGGCACCCGTGGAGGAGGCGCCCCCGGGTGCCGAGGTCCCCGCCGAGGAGACGCCGGCCGAGCCGGACGCGCCCTCTCCCGCCCCCGCGCAGGACGCGCCGGTGGCACCGCGGCCCGCTCCCCCGACGCCGGCGATGTTCGCCGCGCGTCGGCCGGCGGCACCCCGCCCCGCACCCGCCGTCCCCGCGGCCTCCGGGGCCGACTCCGGTGCCGCCGACGTGGAGAGCGGGGCCACCAGCCAGCTGCCCCCTACGCCCTCCACCCCCAGCGAGTCGATGAAGCACGGCCGTGTCGGGGACGACGGCACCGTCTACGTCGTCGCCGCCGACGGATCGGAGAGAGCGGTCGGCTCCTACCCCGACGCCACGCCGGAGGAGGCCCTGGCCTACTTCGCCCGCAAGTACGACGAGCTCGCCGCCGCCGCGGACCTGCTACGCGCCCGGCTCGCCGGCACGGAGGTCAGCGCGCACGACGCCCGCCAGTCCCTGGCGCACCTGAAGGAGCAGATCGGGGACGCCCACGTGGTGGGCGACCTGGCCGCCCTGGAGGCCGTGGTGGGCCACCTGGAGGAGGCCGTGGCCACCAAGGCCGCCCAGGAGGCCGAGCTGCGGGCCGCCGCCAAGGCGAAGGCGGCCGTGGAGCGCGAGGCGATCGTGGCCGAGGCCGAGCAGCTGGCGGCGACCGACCCGGCCCGGATGCAGTGGAAGCAGAGCAGCAGCAGGGTGCGGGAGCTGCTGGACGAGTGGAAGTCCCACCAGCGCTCAGGCCCCCGCCTGGACAAGGACGTCGAGGGCGCCCTGTGGCAGCGCTTCAGCGGGGCCCGGTCGAGCTTCGACAAGGCCCGCAAGGCCTGGTTCGCCCAGCTCGACGACCAGCACGCCGAGGCCCGGAGGGCCAAGGAGAAGCTCGTCGCCGAGGCCGAGGCGCTCGCCTCCAGCAAGGACTGGGGGCCCACCGCGAGCGCCTTCAAGCGCCTCATGCAGGACTGGAAGCGGGCCGGTCGGGCCGCCCGGGCCGACGACGACGCGCTGTGGTCCCGGTTCAAGGCGGCCCAGGACTCCTTCTTCAACGCCAAGGACGAGGTGGTGGCCGCCGAGGAGGCGGAGTACGCCGAGAACCTCAAGGTCAAGGAGGCGCTGCTCGCGGAGGCGGAGGCGATCACGGTGGACCTGGCCCACCTGGACCAGGCCAAGGAGCAGCTGCGGCGCATCCAGGACCGGTGGGACGCCGCGGGCAAGGTGCCGCGGGCCGACATCCATCGGGTCGAGGGGCGTCTGCGCGCCGTCGAGCAGGCCGTGCGGGACCTGGAGGAGTCCCAGTGGAAGCGATCGGACCCCGAGCTGACCGCCCGCGCTCGGTCGATGGTCGACCAGCTCGAGCGGCAGGTCCAGGGTCTGGAGTCCGACCTGGCGGCCGCCCGCGCCGCCGGTGACGAGCGACGTGTCGCCGGCATCGAGACCGAGCTGGCCACGAAGAAGGTGTGGCTGGAGTCCGCCCGCGGCGGACTCGGCTGATGGCCGCCGCCGACCTCGCCACCCGCGTCACCGAGGTGGCGGAGGGTCTGTGCCGCTACCTCGACGCCTCCCCGTCCCCGTTCCACGCCGTCGGGTCGGCCGCCGACCTGCTGGCCGAGCAGGGGTTCGTCGAGGTGACCGAGACAGACGTCACGCCCACCCGGCCCGGGTCCTACCTCGTGCGGCGGGGCGGCTCGTTGCTGGCCTGGTCGACCGCCCACCTCGCGGGCCCGGACGGGTATGCCGCGTCCACCCCCTACCGCGTCGTGGGGGCCCACACCGACTCCCCCAACCTGCGCGTCAAGCCGCACCCGGACTGGAGCCGGGCCGGCTGGCAGATGCTGGGGGTCGAGATCTACGGCGGGGCCCTGACCAACTCCTGGCTGGACCGTGACCTGGGCCTGTCCGGACGGGTCACCGTCCGCGACGCGGACGCGCCGGACGGCTTCACCGCCCGGCTGTGGCGCTGCGACGACCCGCTGCTGCGGGTCTCCCAGCTCGCGATCCACCTGGACCGGACGGTCCGCACCGAGGGCCTGCAGCTCAACGACCAGCAGCACCTCGCCCCGCACTGGGCCCTGGGCCACGCCGACGGGAGCCGGACCTTCCGCGGCTGGCTGGCCGACCAGGTCGGGGTGGCCCCCGAGGACGTCCTGGCCTACGACGCCATGACCCACGACCTCACCCCCGCCCGGCGCATCGGGCTCGACGGCGAGCTCCTCGCCTCGGCCCGGCT contains:
- a CDS encoding YerC/YecD family TrpR-related protein, translated to MKQRQGGAQRAGLVRAELAATLAGLDDPAEVDAFLDDLCTPAEVEALADRWSVVPLLADGMPYRRIHEVTGVSVTTVGRIARCLDGGAGGYLAALPHHPSRR
- a CDS encoding peptidylprolyl isomerase, whose product is MRRPLVPALALATTLALAACGSGSPMFGADDAPSASGDAPGTEVECAEPPAPPSSPPQFSQDDLPAPHPGDPATVTATLGTSCGDIVVELFADRAPQTVASFVLLAQEGYWDDSPCHRLTTQGIYVLQCGDPTGTGRGNPGYAYGIENAPSDGIYPPGTLAMARTQDPNSNGGQFFVVHETTQLPVDGGGYSIFGQVTEGLDIVEAVAAQGGQGGTPDGAPAQPISILTVDVED
- a CDS encoding His/Gly/Thr/Pro-type tRNA ligase C-terminal domain-containing protein, encoding MGISIGLSRLFWQLREAGLLEESSGRSTVQVLVPQLDADLLDQQLALASQLRHGGINTEAVLDGGKLGKQLRYADRAGIRFVALLGEQEVSDDTVTIKDLCRQDQFTVPRAEVVSALRVELAQPQV
- a CDS encoding MBL fold metallo-hydrolase gives rise to the protein MFVRSVVADAFGTNCYVVAPAEGEECIIVDPGIGVEGRVQEILREHRLRPAAVLLTHGHLDHVYAVTPVCAGTVAAHIHTDDRYRLVDPLASLGPGLLPALEQQFGRRATWTEPEEVVEIVDREVLRIAGLSIEVAHAPGHTEGSVLFSLAGVPQGIPTDELERTVLSGDVLFAGSIGRTDLPGGDPAAMQRSLREVVLTQPDPTLVLPGHGPATTIARERATNPYLLDVAG
- a CDS encoding DUF349 domain-containing protein translates to MSEQTHQPEQVPESDPTPAVEAPTTETPDSDVPVSEDTGAEVSEPESAGESEPETVEASEVSEPETAEASEPETAGESEATEPEAAEPEAAEPEAAEPDAAEVSADATTQDGPVEAPVEEAPPGAEVPAEETPAEPDAPSPAPAQDAPVAPRPAPPTPAMFAARRPAAPRPAPAVPAASGADSGAADVESGATSQLPPTPSTPSESMKHGRVGDDGTVYVVAADGSERAVGSYPDATPEEALAYFARKYDELAAAADLLRARLAGTEVSAHDARQSLAHLKEQIGDAHVVGDLAALEAVVGHLEEAVATKAAQEAELRAAAKAKAAVEREAIVAEAEQLAATDPARMQWKQSSSRVRELLDEWKSHQRSGPRLDKDVEGALWQRFSGARSSFDKARKAWFAQLDDQHAEARRAKEKLVAEAEALASSKDWGPTASAFKRLMQDWKRAGRAARADDDALWSRFKAAQDSFFNAKDEVVAAEEAEYAENLKVKEALLAEAEAITVDLAHLDQAKEQLRRIQDRWDAAGKVPRADIHRVEGRLRAVEQAVRDLEESQWKRSDPELTARARSMVDQLERQVQGLESDLAAARAAGDERRVAGIETELATKKVWLESARGGLG
- a CDS encoding M18 family aminopeptidase, whose protein sequence is MAAADLATRVTEVAEGLCRYLDASPSPFHAVGSAADLLAEQGFVEVTETDVTPTRPGSYLVRRGGSLLAWSTAHLAGPDGYAASTPYRVVGAHTDSPNLRVKPHPDWSRAGWQMLGVEIYGGALTNSWLDRDLGLSGRVTVRDADAPDGFTARLWRCDDPLLRVSQLAIHLDRTVRTEGLQLNDQQHLAPHWALGHADGSRTFRGWLADQVGVAPEDVLAYDAMTHDLTPARRIGLDGELLASARLDNLATSYAAVLALLEAVQEPAARPSIPMIVLFDHEEVGSMSERGAQSTFLPSWLERLVQAAGGTREDYWRALAGSVIASGDMAHATHPNYAERHEPEHPILMNGGPVLKVNANLRYATDSLGASAFALACEQAGVPMQTFVTRTDLPCGSTVGPMTSALTGATTVDFGAPVLSMHSTREICGTLDQAGYAAALGAFLAPRAG